One window from the genome of Jiangella alba encodes:
- a CDS encoding substrate-binding domain-containing protein — MAEHAGVSTATVARVLSGRITVSPELSERVRRAVDELNYVPNDIARSLSRGRTNMLGLLVSDIGNPFAAQVARGLEDEAARHDYQVLVGSSDFELERETRLLDSFAAKTVDAVALVSARGSTPAMARLARTGLPVVYIDRRPDGDTAAPLVRTDNETAARQAVGHLIELGHRDLAMISGPSWLPTASARLRGFRAACAEHGLTVRAECVREGHLGVDGGLRGMRDLLDLPERPTAVFSFNNLSAVGALQALRERGVVAPRDISLVTFDDMDLFPFVDPPITAIAQPAYEIGVEAGRSLLAMLSGAAVVPREVVLPTEFRIRSSCAEPPHREKV, encoded by the coding sequence GTGGCAGAGCACGCGGGCGTGTCCACCGCGACCGTCGCGCGGGTCCTGTCCGGGCGCATCACGGTGAGCCCCGAGCTGAGCGAGCGGGTCCGCCGAGCCGTCGACGAGCTCAACTACGTCCCCAACGACATCGCCCGCAGCCTGTCCCGCGGGCGGACGAACATGCTCGGCCTGCTGGTCTCCGACATCGGCAACCCGTTCGCCGCTCAGGTGGCGCGCGGGCTCGAGGACGAGGCCGCCCGGCACGACTACCAGGTGCTGGTCGGCAGCTCCGACTTCGAGTTGGAGCGTGAGACCCGGCTGCTGGACTCCTTCGCGGCCAAGACGGTCGACGCGGTCGCGCTGGTGTCCGCGCGGGGCTCGACGCCCGCGATGGCGCGGCTGGCCCGCACCGGGTTGCCGGTCGTCTACATCGACCGGCGGCCCGACGGCGACACCGCCGCGCCGCTGGTGCGCACAGACAACGAGACCGCGGCGCGGCAGGCGGTGGGCCACCTCATCGAGCTGGGTCACCGCGACCTCGCGATGATCTCCGGACCGTCCTGGCTGCCGACGGCGTCGGCCCGGCTGCGCGGGTTCCGGGCGGCGTGCGCCGAGCATGGTCTCACCGTGCGGGCCGAGTGCGTCCGCGAGGGGCACCTCGGCGTCGACGGCGGGCTCCGGGGCATGCGTGACCTGCTCGACCTCCCCGAGCGGCCGACCGCCGTGTTCTCCTTCAACAACCTCAGCGCCGTCGGCGCCCTGCAGGCCCTGCGTGAGCGGGGCGTCGTGGCGCCGCGTGACATCTCGCTCGTGACGTTCGACGACATGGACCTGTTCCCGTTCGTCGACCCGCCGATCACCGCCATCGCGCAGCCGGCCTACGAGATCGGCGTCGAGGCCGGTCGCTCGCTGCTGGCCATGCTGTCCGGCGCCGCCGTCGTGCCGCGCGAGGTCGTCCTCCCCACCGAGTTCCGGATCCGCTCGTCCTGCGCGGAGCCGCCGCACCGAGAGAAGGTCTGA
- a CDS encoding DAK2 domain-containing protein translates to MRVDAATAWIAAACDRTADAKDELTELDAAAGDGDLGVTVAAGATEVAAALRALGPDAAVADVLRAAGAAFARGNPSSFAALVGGGLVAAARVTAEAATFDPATVRAIVTTATSTIAERGGSAPGDRTVLDVLVPLGEALTASPPASLAELVSTASAGVDATTTMVPARGRAAWVGERGLGVPDGGATAVLRFLQALESS, encoded by the coding sequence ATGCGCGTCGACGCCGCCACCGCCTGGATCGCGGCCGCCTGCGACCGCACGGCCGATGCCAAGGACGAGCTCACCGAGCTGGACGCCGCTGCCGGCGACGGCGACCTCGGGGTGACGGTCGCGGCCGGCGCCACCGAGGTGGCCGCGGCGCTGCGGGCGCTCGGACCGGATGCCGCGGTGGCCGACGTGCTGCGTGCGGCCGGGGCCGCGTTCGCCCGCGGCAACCCGTCGTCGTTCGCCGCGCTGGTCGGCGGCGGGCTGGTGGCGGCCGCACGCGTGACCGCCGAGGCCGCCACGTTCGACCCGGCTACTGTGCGCGCGATCGTCACCACGGCCACCTCGACCATCGCCGAACGCGGCGGATCGGCGCCGGGCGACCGGACCGTGCTCGACGTCCTGGTCCCGCTGGGCGAGGCACTGACGGCGTCACCGCCGGCGTCGCTCGCCGAGCTCGTCAGCACCGCGAGCGCCGGCGTCGACGCCACGACCACGATGGTCCCGGCGCGCGGCCGGGCAGCCTGGGTCGGCGAGCGCGGCCTCGGCGTCCCCGACGGCGGCGCCACCGCCGTCCTGCGCTTCCTGCAGGCGCTCGAATCGAGCTGA
- a CDS encoding FAD-binding and (Fe-S)-binding domain-containing protein, translating into MTATADAGELTHRLKRVVPGGVDASSRRRAEYSSDASNYRVVPQVVVFPRHVDEVVAAAEAARAAGVPLTARGGGTSVAGNAVGPGVVVDFSRHLNRVLELDPESSTALVQPGVVLASLQAAAAPHGLRFGPDPSTHARCTLGGMIGNNACGPHAVAYGTTADNVLELDWLDGTGRRFTAGRGLDPVPGLAELVGSGLAVLRTELGRFGRQVSGYGLQHLLPEHGADLAKALVGTEGTCGLLLGARVRLVPVAPARVLVVLGYPDMPAAADAVPAVLAHRPLAVEGLDARLVDVVRRHHGPARVPVLPAGGGWLLVEVGGDTTAGAMAAAAALVGNADAVDHTVLEAGPAAAALWRIREDGAGLAGRTAAGAQAWPGWEDAAVPPERLGAYLRDFDALLTEHDIDGLLYGHFGDGCVHVRLDLPLADAPQRLRPFLTDAATLVASHGGSLSGEHGDGRARSELLPHMYSPAAIDLFGRFKGLLDPHDLLNPGILVRPAPVDTDLRRPAAHRLPADGGFAFAADDGDLTTAVHRCVGVGKCRADTSAAGGFMCPSYLATRDEKDSTRGRARVLQELSNGALVNGFASADVHESLDLCLSCKACASDCPTGIDMATYKSEVLYRTYRGRLRPRTHYLLGRLPTWTRLAGLAPRLVNAVAGIRPLRHAVLRLGGMDPRRDLPRFTRPFRRQRRRPGPATAGPRGPVLLWVDSFSDAFTPDSAHASISLLTDAGYDVTVSAGDVCCALTWITTGQLDQAKARLRRLLDAFAPHAAAGTPIVGLEPSCTAVLRGDLTELLGDDPRSHSVEAATRTLAELLDSTDGWTPPDLTGRAVVAQPHCHQHATIGYDADLRLLRRAGASVTTISGCCGLAGNFGMEAGHYDVSVAVAENGLLPALRSAPDAVLLADGFSCRTQAQHLTGRQGVHLAQLLHEPGRRP; encoded by the coding sequence ATGACCGCGACGGCCGACGCCGGCGAACTGACCCACCGGCTGAAACGCGTAGTGCCGGGTGGGGTGGACGCGTCGTCGCGGCGGCGGGCGGAGTACTCGTCGGATGCGTCCAACTACCGGGTCGTACCGCAGGTGGTCGTGTTCCCCCGTCACGTGGACGAGGTCGTCGCGGCGGCGGAGGCCGCCCGCGCGGCCGGCGTGCCGCTGACCGCACGCGGCGGCGGGACGTCGGTGGCGGGAAACGCCGTGGGACCGGGCGTCGTCGTCGACTTCTCCCGGCACCTGAACCGCGTGCTGGAGCTCGATCCGGAGTCGTCGACGGCGCTGGTGCAGCCGGGGGTGGTCCTCGCGTCGTTGCAGGCCGCCGCCGCGCCGCACGGGCTGCGGTTCGGGCCGGACCCGTCCACGCACGCTCGCTGCACGCTTGGCGGCATGATCGGCAACAACGCCTGCGGCCCGCACGCCGTCGCCTACGGCACCACCGCCGACAACGTCCTCGAGTTGGACTGGCTGGACGGCACCGGGCGGCGGTTCACCGCCGGTCGTGGCCTGGACCCGGTGCCCGGGCTCGCCGAGCTGGTCGGGTCGGGGCTCGCCGTGCTGCGCACCGAGCTGGGCCGCTTCGGCCGCCAGGTTTCCGGCTACGGCCTGCAGCACCTGCTGCCCGAACACGGCGCCGACCTGGCCAAAGCGCTGGTCGGGACCGAGGGGACCTGCGGGCTGCTGCTCGGCGCCCGCGTCCGGCTGGTGCCGGTCGCTCCCGCGCGGGTCCTGGTGGTGCTCGGCTACCCGGACATGCCGGCCGCCGCCGACGCCGTCCCCGCCGTACTCGCCCACCGGCCGCTGGCCGTCGAGGGCCTCGACGCCCGGCTGGTCGACGTCGTGCGCCGCCACCACGGACCGGCGCGAGTGCCCGTGCTGCCGGCAGGTGGCGGCTGGCTGCTGGTCGAGGTCGGCGGCGACACCACGGCAGGCGCCATGGCAGCCGCGGCCGCGCTCGTGGGCAACGCCGACGCCGTCGACCACACCGTCCTCGAGGCCGGCCCGGCCGCGGCGGCGCTGTGGCGGATCCGCGAGGACGGCGCCGGACTGGCCGGACGTACCGCCGCCGGAGCGCAGGCGTGGCCCGGCTGGGAGGACGCCGCCGTCCCACCCGAACGGCTCGGCGCCTACCTGCGCGACTTCGACGCGCTGCTCACCGAACACGACATCGACGGGTTGCTGTACGGGCACTTCGGCGACGGCTGCGTCCACGTCCGCCTCGACCTCCCGCTCGCCGACGCACCACAACGGTTGCGGCCGTTCCTCACCGACGCCGCCACCCTGGTGGCGTCGCACGGCGGCTCACTGTCCGGCGAACACGGCGACGGCCGCGCACGAAGCGAACTACTCCCCCACATGTACTCCCCCGCTGCCATCGACCTGTTCGGACGCTTCAAGGGCCTCCTCGACCCCCACGACCTGCTCAACCCCGGCATCCTCGTGCGGCCCGCGCCGGTCGACACCGACCTGCGCCGCCCCGCCGCCCACCGGCTGCCCGCCGACGGTGGGTTCGCGTTCGCCGCCGACGACGGCGACCTCACCACCGCCGTGCACCGCTGCGTCGGCGTCGGCAAGTGCCGCGCCGACACGTCCGCGGCGGGCGGCTTCATGTGCCCGTCCTACCTCGCCACCCGCGACGAGAAGGACTCCACGCGCGGCCGGGCCCGCGTGCTCCAAGAGCTCAGCAACGGAGCACTCGTCAACGGGTTCGCCTCGGCGGACGTGCACGAGTCGCTCGATCTGTGCCTGTCCTGCAAGGCGTGCGCGTCGGACTGCCCCACCGGCATCGACATGGCCACCTACAAGTCCGAGGTGCTGTACCGCACCTACCGAGGCCGCCTGCGGCCCCGCACCCACTACCTGCTCGGGCGGCTTCCCACCTGGACCCGCCTCGCCGGCCTCGCGCCCCGCCTCGTCAACGCGGTCGCGGGCATCCGGCCGCTGCGACACGCGGTGCTCCGGCTCGGCGGCATGGACCCACGACGCGACCTCCCCCGCTTCACCCGTCCGTTCCGCCGCCAGCGCCGCCGGCCCGGGCCGGCCACGGCCGGGCCGCGTGGGCCGGTACTGCTGTGGGTCGACTCGTTCAGCGACGCCTTCACCCCCGACTCCGCCCACGCCTCCATCAGCCTGCTCACCGACGCGGGCTACGACGTCACCGTCTCAGCCGGGGACGTCTGCTGCGCGCTCACCTGGATCACCACCGGCCAACTCGACCAGGCCAAGGCCAGACTCCGCCGTCTGCTCGACGCCTTCGCCCCTCATGCCGCGGCCGGCACCCCGATCGTCGGCCTGGAACCCTCCTGCACCGCCGTACTGCGCGGCGACCTCACCGAACTCCTCGGCGACGACCCCCGCTCGCACTCCGTCGAGGCGGCCACCCGGACGCTGGCCGAACTGCTCGACAGCACCGACGGCTGGACACCCCCGGACCTCACCGGCCGCGCCGTCGTCGCCCAGCCGCACTGCCACCAGCACGCCACCATCGGCTACGACGCCGACCTCCGCCTGCTGCGCCGCGCCGGCGCCTCCGTCACCACCATCTCCGGCTGCTGCGGCCTCGCCGGCAACTTCGGCATGGAGGCCGGGCACTACGACGTCTCGGTCGCGGTCGCCGAGAACGGCCTCCTGCCCGCCCTGCGCTCCGCCCCCGACGCCGTCCTGCTCGCCGACGGGTTCTCCTGCCGCACCCAGGCCCAGCACCTCACCGGGCGGCAGGGCGTCCACCTCGCCCAGCTGTTGCACGAACCAGGGCGGCGTCCCTGA
- a CDS encoding dihydrodipicolinate synthase family protein, whose amino-acid sequence MSLNLHGVIPPLVTPFDSDENVDVDLLRAEVRHHLDVGVPGLCVTGSTGDGQMLSAEASVAVARATVEETAGAVPVIAGIIRDSTAEVIRYGLALKETGVDALQVTPVHYLFQPDEATTVDYYRRIADATGLPIVVYNVIPYALIPATTVLRVLNEIPSVVAVKQSGGNIHQLADLLHAEPAGGTVLTAVDDLLYPAYLLGAKGAISATLTVAPELAVSQWDAVQAGDHETALAIHNKLLPVWRSIDGPNMTVRIKAALRLQGRDGGLGASPLTLVSDAERETIATALTAAGVAVV is encoded by the coding sequence ATGTCGTTGAATCTCCACGGCGTCATCCCGCCGCTGGTCACGCCGTTCGACAGCGACGAGAACGTCGACGTCGACCTGCTGCGCGCCGAGGTGCGCCACCACCTCGACGTCGGTGTGCCGGGCCTGTGCGTCACGGGCAGCACGGGTGACGGCCAGATGCTGTCGGCCGAGGCGTCCGTGGCGGTCGCCCGGGCCACCGTCGAGGAGACGGCCGGGGCGGTGCCCGTCATCGCCGGCATCATCCGCGACTCCACCGCCGAGGTCATCCGCTACGGGCTCGCGCTCAAGGAGACCGGCGTCGACGCGCTGCAGGTCACACCGGTCCACTACCTCTTCCAGCCCGACGAGGCGACCACCGTCGACTACTACCGGCGCATCGCCGACGCCACCGGGCTGCCGATCGTCGTCTACAACGTCATCCCGTACGCGCTCATCCCGGCGACGACCGTCCTGCGGGTGCTGAACGAGATTCCGTCCGTCGTCGCCGTCAAGCAGTCCGGCGGCAACATCCACCAGCTCGCCGACCTCCTGCATGCCGAACCCGCGGGAGGCACCGTTCTGACCGCGGTCGACGACCTGCTCTACCCCGCGTACCTGCTCGGGGCGAAGGGCGCCATCAGCGCCACGTTGACGGTGGCACCCGAGTTGGCCGTGTCGCAGTGGGACGCGGTCCAGGCCGGCGACCACGAGACGGCGCTGGCGATCCACAACAAGCTGCTGCCGGTCTGGCGCTCCATCGACGGGCCCAACATGACCGTCCGCATCAAGGCCGCGCTGCGGCTGCAGGGCCGCGACGGCGGCCTCGGCGCGAGCCCGCTGACCCTCGTCAGCGACGCCGAGCGGGAAACCATCGCCACGGCCCTGACGGCAGCCGGGGTCGCGGTCGTCTGA
- a CDS encoding dihydroxyacetone kinase subunit DhaK encodes MLVRKGGTPAGQVGIVTGGGSGHLPLFLGYVGPGLASAVAVGNVFSAQSSDAALAAIRAADSGAGVLVLIGNYTGDRLNFELAADLAEAEGRKVRIVRAGDDVASAPPERAGDRRGVAGIVFAYSCAGAAAARGDTLEDVVAVAERTIAVTRTMGVGLSATVLPTTGRPSFEIGADEMEIGIGIHGEPGRVRGPLRPADDVADDLLDSVLAELGLGPGSRVAVLVNGLGATSPEELYILARRVHHRLAALDVEVHRTLVGEFATSMEMAGASISVLALDDELTALLDAPADSPLVPRGL; translated from the coding sequence GTGCTGGTCCGCAAGGGCGGCACGCCCGCCGGCCAGGTGGGCATCGTGACCGGCGGCGGGTCGGGTCATCTCCCGCTCTTCCTCGGCTACGTCGGACCCGGCCTGGCCAGTGCGGTCGCCGTCGGGAACGTGTTCTCGGCGCAGTCCTCCGATGCCGCGCTGGCCGCCATCCGGGCCGCCGACAGCGGTGCCGGCGTCCTCGTGCTGATCGGCAACTACACCGGCGACCGCCTGAACTTCGAGCTGGCCGCCGACCTCGCCGAGGCCGAGGGCCGCAAGGTGCGCATCGTCCGGGCCGGCGACGACGTCGCCTCGGCGCCGCCCGAGCGGGCCGGCGACCGCCGCGGCGTCGCCGGCATCGTCTTCGCCTACTCCTGCGCCGGCGCGGCCGCGGCCCGCGGCGACACGCTGGAGGACGTCGTCGCCGTCGCGGAACGGACCATCGCCGTCACCCGCACCATGGGCGTCGGACTGTCCGCCACCGTCCTGCCGACGACCGGCCGGCCGTCGTTCGAGATCGGCGCCGACGAGATGGAGATCGGCATCGGCATCCACGGCGAGCCGGGCCGCGTGCGGGGCCCGCTGCGCCCCGCCGACGACGTCGCCGACGACCTGCTGGACAGCGTGCTGGCCGAGCTCGGGCTGGGCCCGGGATCGCGGGTGGCGGTCCTGGTCAACGGGCTGGGCGCCACGTCGCCGGAGGAGTTGTACATTCTGGCTCGGCGCGTGCACCACCGCCTCGCCGCGCTGGACGTCGAGGTGCACCGGACACTGGTCGGCGAGTTCGCCACCAGCATGGAGATGGCCGGGGCCTCCATCAGCGTCCTAGCCCTGGACGACGAGCTCACCGCGCTGCTCGACGCCCCGGCCGACTCCCCGCTCGTCCCTCGAGGTCTGTGA
- a CDS encoding ABC transporter substrate-binding protein, with the protein MSRLARSACALALGGTAVLIAAACSPPSPQVGNNNPTSESGPIELRFWTNLTVDAQAGVIEEQARSCVAGLDDVSIEFEAVPFDSMYARMVTAFRGGQGPDIMNTIEGAVSFGEAGGYLTPVDDVIDDHGRDDFIPSFLHAASKDDQVWAVPDWALHQEVWYRTDLFEAAGVEVPTSWPELLEVARAVDRVDGETRGFAVPLGAALVAPQTYYQFLYANGVYTFDPQTGEYAFDRDRDAAVEATQYMLDLYAAASPPEARTWSWNEFRTAFAGGDLAMVMDFGAVVGMAAEQNPDLLDHISSFPLPPPVSGAEPGGILGGGYYYMVGASNPRREAAAKEVVGCLLQPDLVAERTNTRPVFALPATRSAAESPVYTSDPMVQRFAAEIETIREVELPRWYRYGMEAGLNPLAGQIEATTFIGDHLQSAAAGRMTAAEAVDAIDADLRRLVRRQ; encoded by the coding sequence ATGAGCAGACTGGCGCGGTCCGCCTGTGCGCTGGCGCTCGGCGGCACCGCGGTCCTGATCGCGGCCGCTTGCAGCCCGCCGAGCCCACAGGTCGGCAACAACAACCCGACGTCGGAGAGCGGGCCGATCGAGCTGCGGTTCTGGACCAACCTCACCGTCGACGCGCAGGCCGGCGTCATCGAGGAGCAGGCCCGGTCGTGCGTGGCCGGTCTCGACGACGTGAGCATCGAGTTCGAGGCGGTGCCCTTCGACAGCATGTACGCCCGCATGGTCACCGCATTCCGCGGCGGCCAGGGACCGGACATCATGAACACCATCGAGGGGGCCGTCTCGTTCGGCGAGGCCGGCGGCTACCTGACCCCGGTCGACGACGTCATCGACGACCACGGCCGCGACGATTTCATCCCGTCCTTCCTGCACGCCGCCAGCAAGGACGACCAGGTCTGGGCCGTGCCCGACTGGGCGCTGCACCAGGAGGTCTGGTACCGCACGGACCTGTTCGAGGCCGCCGGCGTCGAGGTCCCGACGTCCTGGCCGGAGCTGCTCGAGGTGGCCCGGGCGGTCGACCGCGTCGACGGCGAGACCCGCGGGTTCGCCGTGCCACTGGGCGCCGCGCTGGTGGCGCCGCAGACGTACTACCAGTTCCTCTACGCCAACGGCGTGTACACGTTCGACCCTCAGACCGGTGAGTACGCCTTCGACCGCGACCGCGACGCGGCGGTCGAGGCGACCCAGTACATGCTCGACCTCTACGCGGCGGCCTCGCCGCCGGAGGCGCGGACCTGGAGCTGGAACGAGTTCCGCACCGCGTTCGCCGGCGGCGACCTCGCCATGGTCATGGACTTCGGCGCCGTGGTCGGCATGGCCGCCGAACAGAACCCGGACCTGCTCGACCACATCAGCTCGTTCCCGCTGCCGCCGCCGGTGTCCGGCGCCGAGCCGGGCGGCATCCTCGGCGGCGGCTACTACTACATGGTCGGCGCAAGCAACCCCCGCCGCGAGGCCGCGGCGAAGGAGGTCGTCGGCTGCCTCCTGCAGCCAGACCTCGTCGCCGAACGCACCAACACCAGGCCGGTCTTCGCGCTGCCCGCCACCCGCAGCGCGGCGGAGTCGCCGGTCTACACGTCGGACCCGATGGTGCAGCGGTTCGCCGCCGAGATCGAGACGATCCGCGAGGTCGAGCTGCCGCGCTGGTACCGCTACGGCATGGAGGCCGGGCTCAACCCGCTGGCCGGGCAGATCGAGGCGACCACGTTCATCGGCGACCACCTGCAGTCGGCGGCCGCCGGGCGCATGACCGCGGCCGAGGCCGTCGACGCGATCGACGCCGACCTGCGCCGGCTCGTCCGCCGGCAATGA